From a single Bradyrhizobium sediminis genomic region:
- a CDS encoding acetylornithine transaminase, with amino-acid sequence MNIATHPFDALMEITARPPTVFVRGEGSYLWDDSGKRYLDFIQGWAVNCLGHSPPKVAEALAAQAKLLLTPSPAFYNGPSLQLAKALTEHSCFDQVFFANSGAEANEGAIKLARKYGALHRGGAYEIITFEGGFHGRTLATMSASGKKAFEPLFEPKVSGFPKAKLNDLDSVKRLISDKTVGVMLEPIQGEAGVWPATDQFLRELRALTKEHGLLLISDEIQTGMGRTGKLFHYEHAGITPDIMTLGKGIGGGVPLAALLATDKASCFEHGDQGGTFNGNPLMCAAGLAVLAEVSKPDFLKSAADAGLFLESELQRISARHGLGEVRGRGLLLALDLKHPIGASIVAEARADSVLLNSPQPDALRFMPALNVTREEIALMIDCLDEILTRMGAARRVA; translated from the coding sequence ATGAACATCGCCACCCATCCGTTTGATGCGCTGATGGAAATCACCGCGCGGCCGCCGACCGTTTTCGTCCGCGGCGAAGGCTCCTATCTGTGGGACGACAGCGGCAAGCGCTATCTCGACTTCATCCAGGGCTGGGCGGTCAATTGTCTCGGCCACTCGCCGCCTAAGGTCGCCGAAGCGCTGGCCGCGCAGGCCAAACTGCTGCTGACGCCGAGCCCGGCATTCTACAACGGCCCCAGCCTCCAGCTCGCCAAGGCGCTCACCGAGCACAGCTGCTTCGATCAGGTGTTCTTCGCCAATTCGGGCGCGGAAGCCAACGAGGGCGCGATCAAGCTCGCCCGCAAGTACGGCGCCCTGCACAGAGGCGGCGCTTACGAGATCATCACCTTCGAAGGCGGTTTTCACGGCCGCACGCTCGCGACCATGTCGGCATCCGGCAAGAAGGCGTTCGAGCCGCTGTTCGAGCCGAAGGTCTCCGGCTTCCCGAAGGCGAAGCTGAACGACCTCGACTCGGTGAAGCGGCTGATCTCGGACAAGACCGTCGGCGTGATGCTGGAGCCGATCCAGGGCGAAGCCGGCGTCTGGCCGGCGACCGATCAATTCCTCCGGGAGTTGCGGGCGCTGACCAAGGAGCACGGCCTGCTGCTGATATCAGACGAAATCCAGACCGGCATGGGCCGCACCGGCAAGCTGTTTCACTATGAGCATGCCGGCATCACACCCGACATCATGACGCTGGGCAAAGGTATCGGCGGCGGCGTGCCGCTGGCGGCCTTGCTGGCGACCGACAAAGCTTCCTGTTTCGAGCATGGCGACCAGGGCGGCACGTTCAACGGCAATCCCTTGATGTGCGCGGCTGGGCTCGCCGTTCTGGCCGAGGTCAGCAAACCGGACTTCCTGAAATCGGCCGCCGATGCCGGATTGTTTCTGGAGAGCGAGTTGCAGCGGATCTCCGCCCGGCACGGCCTCGGCGAGGTCCGCGGCCGCGGACTGTTGCTGGCGCTCGACCTGAAGCACCCGATCGGCGCCTCCATTGTTGCGGAAGCGCGGGCTGACAGCGTGCTGCTGAACTCGCCGCAGCCCGACGCGCTGCGTTTCATGCCGGCGCTCAATGTCACGCGCGAGGAGATCGCCCTGATGATCGATTGTCTGGACGAGATCCTGACCAGAATGGGCGCGGCGCGGCGGGTGGCGTAG